The following are encoded together in the Candidatus Methylacidiphilales bacterium genome:
- a CDS encoding ATP-binding protein produces MMCEKCNDLGVYISGDVLKYCDKCAQGKSRIIEHVKKFSSWFDEDNLPNLENFRTVVDEKNYQSLELAKKVCKAFAQRCVDKKKKMWVCLLGPPGCGKTHLALSTFGLLINKMTVVYYMKSYDLEEKIKSAIGDEKYTVESIIQTYSNVPVLILDDLGTETNTEWNRKVFHSIIDYRYERRLFTMITSNYNLSDFEPRISSRLSDRALCVEVQMPGVDYRRSMDRGSTILI; encoded by the coding sequence ATGATGTGTGAAAAATGTAATGATTTGGGTGTATATATTTCAGGTGATGTCCTTAAGTACTGCGATAAATGTGCCCAGGGTAAAAGTAGAATAATCGAGCATGTAAAGAAATTTTCAAGTTGGTTTGATGAAGATAATTTGCCAAATTTAGAAAATTTTAGAACAGTAGTCGATGAAAAGAATTATCAGTCGCTTGAACTGGCTAAGAAAGTATGCAAGGCTTTTGCTCAGAGATGCGTAGATAAAAAAAAGAAGATGTGGGTATGTTTACTAGGACCACCGGGGTGCGGAAAAACACATCTAGCTCTTTCTACATTCGGCTTGTTAATTAATAAAATGACGGTTGTTTATTATATGAAATCATACGACTTGGAAGAAAAGATAAAATCTGCGATCGGTGATGAGAAATACACGGTTGAAAGCATTATCCAGACATATTCAAACGTACCTGTTCTCATCCTAGATGATTTAGGTACTGAAACAAATACAGAATGGAATAGAAAAGTATTCCATTCCATTATCGATTATAGATATGAAAGAAGACTTTTCACCATGATTACCTCTAATTACAACCTTTCTGATTTTGAGCCTAGAATTTCTTCACGCTTATCTGATCGCGCTTTATGTGTAGAAGTTCAAATGCCTGGTGTAGATTACAGACGATCTATGGATCGCGGGTCTACGATATTGATATAA
- a CDS encoding N-6 DNA methylase — translation MPANNMFGRNKDLIGVRKYGQVWTPQPIAEIMAEYVLADQSSTVFDPAVGEGVFFRVAKKIAERDRFKINLVGMEIDELALKKAIASGLDSQDLHDVSIGDFILSPPQTKFSAIIANPPYVRHHRIDKDKKKEIRRQSERIIGKPIDGRAGLHVHFLIRSLTLLAEDGRLSFIVPSDICEGRFAEVLWQWIASNFAIEAVLTFDAASSPFPHTDINPIILFIRHSPPKNDFIWARCKTVRYDILKRWVLSGFSESDSSELYSVRRKTEEGIKTGLSRFPHLSRGGSTYYVLADFAQVRRGIATGANDFFFMTLDRMYSLGLSQEYFVRSIGRTRDVPGEEIDEELLSTLEEQGRPTWLLSLGDICMDQLPAALVNYLNEGELKGLPNRPLIAQRKPWYKMERRDPPPILFAYLGRRRCRFIKNNAGIVPLSCFLCLYPFVRDDELIERLCSALNHPDTLANLSLVGKSYGGGAIKVEPRLLERLPIPDHVVDKFDLRVCKPSILNNDICGYINTYQT, via the coding sequence ATGCCTGCTAATAATATGTTCGGAAGAAATAAAGATCTGATTGGTGTCAGGAAATATGGGCAAGTTTGGACACCGCAGCCAATCGCCGAGATCATGGCTGAATATGTTTTAGCTGATCAATCATCCACGGTCTTCGATCCGGCCGTTGGAGAAGGTGTTTTTTTTAGAGTGGCTAAAAAGATTGCGGAAAGGGATAGATTTAAAATAAATCTTGTGGGTATGGAAATAGATGAGCTGGCGTTAAAAAAAGCAATTGCATCAGGTCTTGATTCTCAAGACTTACATGATGTCAGTATAGGGGATTTCATCCTATCCCCCCCCCAGACTAAGTTCTCAGCCATTATCGCCAACCCTCCATATGTTAGGCATCACCGAATTGACAAGGATAAAAAAAAGGAGATACGCCGTCAGAGCGAGCGCATTATCGGCAAACCTATTGATGGGAGAGCTGGTTTACATGTTCATTTTTTAATTCGATCTCTCACCTTGCTTGCAGAAGACGGACGACTTTCATTTATCGTCCCTTCTGATATATGTGAGGGAAGATTTGCGGAGGTACTGTGGCAATGGATCGCTTCTAATTTTGCCATCGAAGCCGTCTTGACTTTTGATGCCGCCTCTTCTCCTTTTCCACATACGGATATTAATCCGATAATATTATTTATTCGACATTCTCCGCCTAAAAATGATTTCATTTGGGCTAGGTGCAAAACAGTTAGATATGATATCTTGAAGAGATGGGTATTATCAGGATTTAGCGAAAGCGATTCATCTGAGCTTTACTCGGTACGTCGTAAAACAGAGGAGGGGATAAAAACAGGACTTTCTCGTTTTCCACATTTGTCACGAGGAGGTTCGACATACTATGTCTTAGCTGATTTCGCCCAAGTCAGACGCGGTATTGCAACTGGCGCAAATGATTTCTTCTTTATGACACTAGATCGGATGTATAGCCTTGGCTTATCACAAGAATACTTTGTTAGATCAATCGGCAGGACAAGAGATGTGCCGGGTGAAGAAATAGATGAGGAGTTATTATCAACTTTGGAAGAACAAGGGCGTCCTACTTGGTTGCTCTCTCTAGGAGATATTTGCATGGATCAATTGCCTGCAGCATTGGTAAATTATTTAAATGAAGGTGAGTTAAAAGGCCTACCTAATCGCCCGTTGATTGCGCAAAGGAAGCCATGGTATAAAATGGAAAGGCGAGATCCTCCACCGATTCTCTTCGCTTATTTAGGCCGACGCAGATGCCGCTTTATTAAAAACAATGCCGGCATAGTACCATTATCGTGTTTTCTGTGTTTATATCCTTTCGTGAGAGATGATGAATTAATAGAACGTCTCTGCTCGGCCTTGAATCATCCTGATACATTAGCTAATTTGTCCTTGGTTGGAAAATCTTATGGAGGAGGCGCTATTAAAGTCGAACCTCGTCTATTAGAACGTTTACCAATTCCTGACCATGTAGTAGATAAATTTGACCTGAGAGTATGCAAGCCGAGTATTTTAAACAATGATATCTGTGGATATATTAATACTTATCAAACATAA